ACTGGCCAAAAAACTTGCCTCCCTGCTCCCTGAAAGTCTTTCCAAATCTTTTTTTGTCAATTCAGGCTCAGAAGCCATAGAAGGGGCTATCAAACTGGCCAAACTTTTTACGAAAAGAAGCGAAATAATTGCCTTTTCGGGCTCCTATCATGGCAGTACGCATGCGACCCTTAATCTGCTCGGAGAAAGACGTTTTAAAGCACCTTTCCTCCCACTGTCTCCTGATGTCAGAATTCTGCAATATAATGATTTTGAAGGATTTAAGTATATTACTGAAAGAACAGCCTGTGTTGTTTTGGAGTTGATTCAAACTGCTTCAGGAATGGTGATGCCTTTACGCGGTTTTATTCAGTCGGTCAGGGAAAGGTGTTCAGAAACAGGTACCTTGCTGATTTTTGATGAGATGCAAACCTCTTTGGGCAGACTGGGTGCCATGTTTGGGTTTCAGAAATTTGGAGTTGTTCCGGATATTTTGTGCCTGGCAAAAAGCCTTGGAGGAGGTGTTCCGACAGGTGTTTTTATTTCTTCGGAAAAAAT
Above is a genomic segment from Sphingobacteriales bacterium containing:
- a CDS encoding aspartate aminotransferase family protein, which encodes MNWKDEYRKYVAQLTDFEDMLIAVDHAEGIYLYDKSGKKYMDLLSGIAVNILGHKHSAVISAVRRQAERYLHLMVYGEFVQEETLILAKKLASLLPESLSKSFFVNSGSEAIEGAIKLAKLFTKRSEIIAFSGSYHGSTHATLNLLGERRFKAPFLPLSPDVRILQYNDFEGFKYITERTACVVLELIQTASGMVMPLRGFIQSVRERCSETGTLLIFDEMQTSLGRLGAMFGFQKFGVVPDILCLAKSLGGGVPTGVFISSEKIMNALDNGHPLIGHATTFGGNPLACAVASAVIDTLI